The DNA window ATCCGGATGCGCGCGCACCAGCAGCTGCAACGGCAGCGCCGGGCAATTAACACAGGCCATCCGGTCCATGGCGCAATTCCTCATAGGTCCAGCCCGGAGCCCGGCGCTTGTCCTTCAACGCCCGCAACTCGCAGGAAAAACAATCGTGCCCCGCACGCCGCTTACCCGTCGCGCAGCGCAGCGACACCAGCGATCCGCGGGAAGAACGCTCCCCCGGCGAACGCAGCGTCACCAGCGCCGTATGGTATTGCACCGCCAGCCCCGCCAGCCGCGTCTGCACCCCGAGCGGCAACGCCTGCGCATCGCCATCGAACACCACCAGCGCAAAACTCCCCGAGCGCAGCAAGGTATCCGCCACGCGCGCCGCCCGGGCCGCGTCCGGCGCGCGCACCACCGGCAACGCCGCCAGATCCACCCCCGACGCAGCAAAGTCCGGCGGGAAAAAAATCCGCCCCGGCCCCGCTATCCACGCGGCCAGCCCCTGCTGCGCCTGCGCCTCCCGGATCAGCCCCGCTGCCAGGCTCAGGGCCGCCGTCCCCGATCCCGGCCCAAACTCCAGCGCCACAAAACGCCCCAACGCCGCGGCAAGCGACCAGGCCTCCGGCGGCGCGTCGTGGATACGGCGATCCAACAGGGTGCTGGCGGTGGTGATATCGGCGATAGCGGACGGGGCGCTGGCGGCGGACATGGCGCGGCTCCTTTCCGGGGGCGAAAATTGGGGGTTGACTTCTTCTCTTATTTTACTGAAAATAAATTCAGTTGTAAAGAGAAAGAGCAAAAAGGTCCCTGCCCTGCTGTCCCTGCTGTCCCTGCTGTCCCTGCCGTCTCTGCCGTCTCTGCCGTCTCTGCCGTCCCTGCCGTCTCTGCCGTCTCTGCCGTCTCTGCCGTCTCTGCCGTCTCTGCCGTCTCTGCCGTCCCTGCTGTCCCTGCTGTCCCTGCTGTCCCTGCTGTCCCTGCTGTCCCTGCTGTCCCTGCTGTCCCTGCCGTCCCTGCCCCCGCTACGCCGTCTCCCGCAGCCGCGCCTCCCGCTCAAACGACAGCACCCCGAGCCCGTTCCACCACATCGCCAGGTCCCCGTTATACCGCGACGGAAGCTCGTAGAGCAGTTTCATGCGCCCCTCCAGCTCTTTCGCCGCGCGCAGGGTCGCGACCCGCGCATACGACCCCGAATCCGGCGCAAAACGCCAGTCATCCACCAGAATCAGGGCCTGGTCGGCCAGAAACGGCTCCACCAGCCGGATCGCGTCGTACTGGTCGACATAATCGTGCCCCCCGTCATAGAAATAAAGCCCCACGGGCGCCTTCAGTAGGCTGTGGTCAAAAACCCGGCGAAAATCCGCGTTGCAGAAGTTGACCTGCTCCCGCAAGCCATAACGCTCGAGATTCCCCTGCAACACTTCGAAACTGTTCCCGTCAAACTCCGAAAAATTGTCCGCCGCATAGACCGCGCGCCGGGGATTGCCCAGCATCGCGGAAATCAGGCTCTTCCCCATGTACGTGCCCACCTCCAGGTAGGCTTCATTCTCGGGCAGCAGCGAATAGGCCAGGTGGAGCAGCCGCTGCTTCTTCACCGAAAGCATCCCCGGCACATCCGGGCAGGAGTCCCGCGCCCGATGCCGCTCCCGATCCTCCAGGCCAGGCTCCGGCCGGTTGCGGCCCGACCCGAACGCGCTCCAGAATTCCCGGCGAAACCGCGCGATGTCCATGCCCGCCAATCCTCCGTCCGGGCGCGCCACGCGCCCTGGAGAAGAGTATCGGCAACCCCCGCGCGCGCCTTTACACCCCAGCGCGCTTGATCAGGCCCATCCCGCCGGGCATACTGGCGGTTCCCGGCAGTCTGAAGCGGCGCTACAGCCGCGAACCGCATTGCCCATAAGCCAGAAAAGGAACACCACGCCATGGCGCGCTTTACGATGCACAAACCCCTCCACGCCCTGCTTTACGCCACCGCCCTGCTCGCCGGACTGGCCCTGCTGGGCAGCGGCTGCGGCGGCAAGGAAGTGGAAACGCCGCCGGAAGAGGCCGCCGCCCCGCCGCTCGCGCCCGTAACCGCGGTGGAAGAGCCGGCCATCCCCAACACCGCGCCCCCCTCCGTGCCCATGGGCGATATCGTCCCGGTCACGCTGTCCGTGCTGCAATACATGCCCGAAAAAGCCCAGGTCGCCCTCGCACTCCCGCCCGCGCCGGGCCTCCTGAGCGATCTCGAAGCGCTCGCGCGCGTCGGCGAGCCCGAAGCCGTCGTGCGCGAAAGCCAGGCCGAGCTCTTCCGAAATCTTGGCGCGGATCTCGGCATCGAAGCCGGCAGCTTCGAAGAATTGGCCGCCGCCCTGGCCGCGGACCCCAACGCGCCCATCGGGGTATTCTTCGATTTCGAGCC is part of the Candidatus Hydrogenedentota bacterium genome and encodes:
- a CDS encoding class I SAM-dependent methyltransferase translates to MDIARFRREFWSAFGSGRNRPEPGLEDRERHRARDSCPDVPGMLSVKKQRLLHLAYSLLPENEAYLEVGTYMGKSLISAMLGNPRRAVYAADNFSEFDGNSFEVLQGNLERYGLREQVNFCNADFRRVFDHSLLKAPVGLYFYDGGHDYVDQYDAIRLVEPFLADQALILVDDWRFAPDSGSYARVATLRAAKELEGRMKLLYELPSRYNGDLAMWWNGLGVLSFEREARLRETA
- a CDS encoding recombinase A; the protein is MSAASAPSAIADITTASTLLDRRIHDAPPEAWSLAAALGRFVALEFGPGSGTAALSLAAGLIREAQAQQGLAAWIAGPGRIFFPPDFAASGVDLAALPVVRAPDAARAARVADTLLRSGSFALVVFDGDAQALPLGVQTRLAGLAVQYHTALVTLRSPGERSSRGSLVSLRCATGKRRAGHDCFSCELRALKDKRRAPGWTYEELRHGPDGLC